From Vigna unguiculata cultivar IT97K-499-35 chromosome 5, ASM411807v1, whole genome shotgun sequence, the proteins below share one genomic window:
- the LOC114185681 gene encoding L-type lectin-domain containing receptor kinase S.4, with protein sequence MPTSIMAPFSISHHFAAFVFLIFFLKTQAFDPVSSFSFTDFEKDPDFKSSVELYGNAKVINEGAEVLLSGNDGRVMYKKPIKLVHGVTRELVSFSTYVGFSMSLDSGKGSLAFVMVPSGVEGEVFRNSSYGFSFGLKQKDFKIVGVQFGVEGSNGSSGSCVVSINVGSSVPVKTINASSVIMGLKGEGKLHAWIDYEASSKRLEVRLNHYGQSRPSDPLLWHSIDLSNVWGTEEMFAGFSTLKGNTSQASFLYSWSFIVRHFPHWMHSEPLDPKDLSKNAETPAVKSRSDCLLRVLAAMIFGAGCGALTAFIVLYLWTIFGNKRPVVPEEYAMQPVDFEYKKVDIVVDKTIKDAKE encoded by the coding sequence ATGCCCACTTCAATTATGGCACCATTTTCCATTTCCCACCACTTCGCCGCCTTCGTCTTCCTCATCTTCTTCCTCAAAACCCAAGCTTTTGATCCagtttcttccttttctttcacagattttgagaaagaccctgaTTTCAAGTCAAGTGTGGAGCTTTATGGCAATGCAAAAGTTATCAATGAGGGTGCTGAAGTCCTTCTTTCTGGAAATGATGGGAGAGTCATGTACAAGAAGCCCATCAAGCTTGTTCATGGTGTAACAAGGGAATTGGTCTCATTTTCAACCTACGTTGGGTTTTCAATGTCCTTGGATAGTGGGAAGGGTAGCTTGGCTTTTGTTATGGTTCCAAGTGGTGTTGAAGGTGAGGTTTTTCGTAATAGTTCATATGGGTTTTCTTTTGGATTGAAGCAAAAGGATTTTAAGATTGTTGGTGTTCAGTTTGGTGTTGAGGGTAGTAACGGTAGTTCTGGTAGTTGTGTTGTGTCCATTAATGTTGGTAGTTCTGTTCCTGTTAAGACAATCAATGCCTCATCTGTCATTATGGGTCTAAAAGGTGAAGGGAAATTGCATGCTTGGATTGATTATGAAGCGAGTTCAAAACGGTTAGAAGTTAGATTGAATCACTACGGTCAATCAAGGCCATCTGATCCATTGCTTTGGCATTCAATTGACTTGTCGAATGTTTGGGGTACTGAAGAGATGTTTGCAGGGTTTAGTACTCTGAAAGGGAATACTTCTCAAGCATCCTTTCTCTATTCATGGAGCTTTATTGTGAGGCACTTTCCACACTGGATGCATTCTGAGCCTCTGGATCCAAAGGACCTTTCTAAGAACGCTGAAACTCCTGCAGTGAAATCTAGGAGTGATTGTCTTTTGAGGGTTCTTGCTGCAATGATATTTGGTGCTGGATGTGGGGCATTGACAGCATTCATTGTGCTGTATTTGTGGACCATCTTTGGTAATAAACGACCAGTGGTGCCGGAGGAGTATGCAATGCAGCCTGTAGATTTTGAGTACAAGAAAGTGGACATTGTTGTAGATAAAACCATCAAAGATGCTAAGGAGTAG